The Amphiprion ocellaris isolate individual 3 ecotype Okinawa chromosome 6, ASM2253959v1, whole genome shotgun sequence genome contains a region encoding:
- the seta gene encoding SET nuclear proto-oncogene a: MSASAAKVSKKELNSNHDGADETSEKEQQEAIEHIDEVQNEIDRLNEQASEEILKVEQKYNKLRQPFFQKRSELIAKIPNFWVTTFVNHPQVSALLGEEDEEALHYLSRVEVTEFEDIKSGYRIDFYFDENPYFENKVLSKEFHLNESGDPSSKSTEIKWKSGKDLTKRSSQTHNKAGRKRQHEEPESFFTWFTDHADAGADELGEVIKDDIWPNPLQYYLVPDMDDEEGEGEDDEEDEEGLEDIDEEGDEDGEEDEEDDGEDGEDDEGEDD, translated from the exons ATGTCGGCCTCGGCGGcaaaagtgagtaaaaaggAGCTGAACTCGAACCATGACGGAGCGGACGAGACCTCCG agAAAGAGCAACAAGAAGCAATTGAACACATTGATGAAGTTCAAAATGAAATTGACAG GTTGAATGAGCAAGCCAGTGAGGAGATCCTCAAAGTCGAacagaaatacaacaaactCCGTCAGCCGTTCTTTCAGAAGAGGTCAGAACTGATCGCCAAAATCCCCAACTTCTGGGTCACCACGTTTGTCAACCATCCACAAG TATCTGCCCTACTgggggaggaggatgaagaagcGCTTCATTACCTGAGCCGGGTGGAGGTGACAGAGTTTGAAGACATCAAGTCGGGCTACAGAATAGATTTT tATTTCGACGAAAATCCGTACTTCGAAAACAAAGTACTTTCCAAAGAGTTCCATCTGAACGAGAGCGGAGACCCATCTTCAAAGTCAACAGAAATCAAATGGAAATCAggaaag GACCTGACCAAGCGCTCCagccagacacacaacaaagcaGGAAGGAAGAGGCAACATGAAGAACCAGAGAGCTTCTTCACCTGGTTCACCGATCACGCTGACGCCGGCGCCGACGAGCTCGGGGAGGTGATCAAGGACGACATCTGGCCGAACCCACTGCAGTACTACCTG GTTCCTGACATGGATGACGAAGAGGGGGAAGGCGAGGACGACGAAGAGGACGAGGAGGGTCTGGAGGACATAGACGAGGAGGGAGATGAAGAcggagaggaggatgaagaagacGACGGAGAAGACGGAGAG GATGACGAGGGAGAAGACGACTAA
- the si:ch211-51h9.7 gene encoding protein cereblon produces MRLERSLRPLMRHLQRFALRYVSFVLLVYPAALRPGEACERGGTSADTLILCRACGHELAHGTDIHFVPSRLALSSRNDTLVGGRRVNVQLLENPHGHRFEVITFRRADVTPHWPADKHFSWFPGFSWTVATCPRCNTHLGWAFQPSDWPNTITKKAFEDSELTFLALITHRLLNEDFASSLLMTPKSFVS; encoded by the exons atgcggttGGAGCGGAGCCTGCGGCCGCTCATGAGGCACCTCCAGCGGTTCGCGCTGCGCTACGTCTCTTTCGTGCTGCTGGTTTATCCCGCCGCCCTCCGGCCCGGTGAGGCGTGCGAGCGGGGAGGAACCAGCGCCGACACCCTCATACTGTGCCGGGCGTGCGGACACGAGCTGGCGCACGGCACCGACATCCACTTCGTCCCCAGCCGGCTGGCGCTCTCCAGCCGCAACGACACGCTGGTCGGGGGCCGAAGGGTTAACGTCCAGCTCCTGGAGAACCCCCACGGGCACCGGTTCGAGGTGATCACGTTCAGGAGGGCGGACGTTACCCCGCACTGGCCGGCGGACAAACACTTCTCCTGGTTCCCCGGGTTCTCGTGGACCGTGGCCACCTGTCCTCGGTGTAATACTCATTTAG GTTGGGCCTTCCAGCCCAGCGACTGGCCCAATACCATCACAAAAAAGGCCTTCGAGGACTCGGAGCTCACGTTCTTGGCTTTAATCACCCATCGACTCCTAAACGAAGACTTTGCATCGAGCCTCCTAATGACTCCCAAATCCTTCGTGAGCTGA
- the LOC111585565 gene encoding outer dense fiber protein 2-like isoform X2 translates to MSLTSKDPSRVQHQSESGIRRQRDAEEPDYESAAVSKNLGVLLREQESIRRLKKCDSGGHHRATDVLLRALVEAEIDGVAVANQLTALRETMDSLSKDKRLSKLHAASLGRQRELLLEKIEMFDSTNHSLRELLREWSEQERERLVWLEQKDALKKRLADCEAENVRLLAKLTNKEKEALKLTEHLDFEKDNARTTEELSRILQSTRNHLESQLERAEAEKALLAAQIQKMQQNHEQQQEELQVLQEELQVLQEELQVLRQQQQEDEEQKQDQETLVLLSQQAERAEESNRKLSEKLQEKESQLSQALSTSSDWCLRHSKEAAARGQLEEEISALRLQVTELNSQLHSAEEKSRLEREELRDQLHHFSAENASTKLDNQKLKGNVTSCEEKLRGLHSEARQLKSSIKKYENLVEKYKKKVQQARTESEESCLKLEVAQKEARELKGSLEREKEQLRRELLGRIRELEALPDRLRRSEQQLRDAQQEADGHQRRNLESSAALSEVRHKVEQQGAQLETFQQRNLLLLEENNVLKEKIHNLERRLEDLKAENKEMVQTLSLKEADVRNVQQQLEEKTRECSVVSRQLHQALDDAQRQVDSSMQRVLVKEKASQSKALDLQSQLSRARTELSQVQRSKEEMERRFQNQLQNMKERLEQSDSTNRSLQNYVHFLKTSYGNVFGESLLAS, encoded by the exons ATgtcgctgaccagcaaggat CCGAGCCGAGTGCAGCATCAGTCAGAGAGTGGGATCAGACGTCAGCGTGATGCCGAGGAGCCCGACTACGAGTCTGCAGCCGTTTCCAAAAACCTGGGTGTCCTACTTAGAGAGCAGGAAAGCATCCGCCGTTTAAAGAA GTGTGACTCTGGGGGTCACCACAGAGCGACAGATGTTCTCCTCAGGGCTCTGGTAGAGGCAGAAATCGATGGCGTTGCTGTAGCCAATCAGCTGACAGCCCTGAGGGAAACTATGGACAGCCTCTCCAAG GACAAACGTCTGTCTAAACTCCACGCCGCCTCTCTGGGACGTCAGCGGGAGTTGCTGCTGGAGAAGATCGAGATGTTCGACAGCACCAACCACAGCCTTCGAGAGCTGCTCAGAGAGTGGAGCGAACAGGAG AGAGAACGGCTGGTGTGGCTGGAGCAGAAAGACGCCTTAAAGAAGAGGCTGGCAGACTGTGAAGCAGAGAACGTC agACTTTTGGCCAAACTCACCAACAAGGAGAAAGAGGCCTTAAAGCTCACCGAGCATTTGGACTTTGAAAAG GACAACGCCAGGACGACGGAGGAGCTTTCGAGGATCCTGCAGTCCACCAGAAACCATCTGGAGTCTCAGCTGGAGCGAGCCGAGGCTGAAAAGGCCCTTCTGGCCGCTCAGATTCAG AAGATGCAGCAGAACCacgagcagcagcaggaggagctcCAGGTTCTGCAGGAGGAGCTCCAGGTTCTACAGGAGGAGCTCCAGGTtctgaggcagcagcagcaggaggacgaGGAGCAGAAACAGGACCAGGAAACTCTGGTTCTTCTTAGCCAGCAGGCCGAGAGAGCCGAGGAGTCCAACAGGAAGCTCTCAGAGAAGCTGCAGGAGAAG GAGTCGCAGCTGTCTCAGGCTCTGTCCACATCCAGCGACTGGTGTCTCCGTCACTCCAAAGAAGCAGCTGCTAGAGGACAGCTGGAGGAAGAAATCTCTGCTCTCAGGCT ACAGGTGACTGAGCTGAACTCTCAGCTTCATTCAGCGGAGGAGAAGAGTCGGCTGGAGAGGGAGGAGCTCAGGGATCAGCTTCATCATTTCAGTGCTGAAAACGCCTCCACCAAGCTGGACAACCAGAAACTGAAG GGCAATGTGACGTCCTGCGAGGAGAAACTCAGGGGACTCCACTCTGAAGCTCGACAGCTGAAATCATCCATCAAAAAGTATGAAAACCTGGTGGAGAAATACAAGAAGAAG GTCCAGCAGGCTCGTACTGAATCCGAGGAGTCCTGCCTGAAGCTGGAAGTGGCCCAGAAGGAGGCCCGGGAGCTGAAGGGGAGCctggagagggagaaggagcaGCTGAGGAGGGAGCTGCTGGGTCGGATCAGAGAGCTGGAGGCGCTGCCAGACCGACTGAGGAGAAGCGAGCAGCAGCTGAGAGACGCCCAGCAGGAGGCGGACGGACACCAGAGGAGGAACCTGGAGAGCAGCGCTGCTCTGTCTGAAGTCAGGCACAAG GTGGAACAACAGGGAGCTCAGCTGGAGACGTTCCAGCAGaggaacctgctgctgctggaggaaaaCAATGTCCTCAAGGAGAAAATCCACAACTTAGAGAG GAGGCTGGAGGACCTGAAGGCAGAAAACAAAGAGATGGTTCAGACTCTGAGTCTGAAGGAAGCCGACGTTCGAAACgttcagcagcagctggaggaaaagactCGAGAGTGCAGCGTGGTGTCCAGACAGCTGCACCAGGCGCTGGACGACGCTCAGAGACAG GTGGACAGCAGCATGCAGAGGGTTCTGGTCAAGGAGAAGGCGTCCCAGTCGAAGGCGCTGGACCTGCAGAGTCAGCTGAGCCGAGCCAGAACAGAACTGAGTCAAGTGCAGCGAAGCaaagaggag ATGGAGCGTCGTTTCCAGAATCAGCTGCAGAACATGAAGGAACGTCTGGAACAATCCGACTCCACCAACCGCAGCCTGCAGAACTACGTCCACTTCCTGAAAACCTCCTACGGAAACGTGTTCGGAGAGTCTTTACTGGCTAGCTGA
- the LOC111585565 gene encoding outer dense fiber protein 2-like isoform X1, whose product MKTRDSPPPVHVHVPETTPVHVHMKRSPSRTSQNMAKGDARRPEVRQPWIPPGRLSSRRRLGSYKCQPSRVQHQSESGIRRQRDAEEPDYESAAVSKNLGVLLREQESIRRLKKCDSGGHHRATDVLLRALVEAEIDGVAVANQLTALRETMDSLSKDKRLSKLHAASLGRQRELLLEKIEMFDSTNHSLRELLREWSEQERERLVWLEQKDALKKRLADCEAENVRLLAKLTNKEKEALKLTEHLDFEKDNARTTEELSRILQSTRNHLESQLERAEAEKALLAAQIQKMQQNHEQQQEELQVLQEELQVLQEELQVLRQQQQEDEEQKQDQETLVLLSQQAERAEESNRKLSEKLQEKESQLSQALSTSSDWCLRHSKEAAARGQLEEEISALRLQVTELNSQLHSAEEKSRLEREELRDQLHHFSAENASTKLDNQKLKGNVTSCEEKLRGLHSEARQLKSSIKKYENLVEKYKKKVQQARTESEESCLKLEVAQKEARELKGSLEREKEQLRRELLGRIRELEALPDRLRRSEQQLRDAQQEADGHQRRNLESSAALSEVRHKVEQQGAQLETFQQRNLLLLEENNVLKEKIHNLERRLEDLKAENKEMVQTLSLKEADVRNVQQQLEEKTRECSVVSRQLHQALDDAQRQVDSSMQRVLVKEKASQSKALDLQSQLSRARTELSQVQRSKEEMERRFQNQLQNMKERLEQSDSTNRSLQNYVHFLKTSYGNVFGESLLAS is encoded by the exons ATGAAAACCAGAGATTCACCGCCGCCGGTTCACGTCCACGTACCGGAGACCACACCTGTACATGTTCATATGAAGAGGAGTCCCAGTAGAACCTCACAG AATATGGCTAAAGGAGATGCACGGAGGCCGGAGGTCCGGCAGCCGTGGATTCCTCCAGGAAGACTCTCCAGCCGGAGACGTCTGGGCTCCTACAAATGTCAG CCGAGCCGAGTGCAGCATCAGTCAGAGAGTGGGATCAGACGTCAGCGTGATGCCGAGGAGCCCGACTACGAGTCTGCAGCCGTTTCCAAAAACCTGGGTGTCCTACTTAGAGAGCAGGAAAGCATCCGCCGTTTAAAGAA GTGTGACTCTGGGGGTCACCACAGAGCGACAGATGTTCTCCTCAGGGCTCTGGTAGAGGCAGAAATCGATGGCGTTGCTGTAGCCAATCAGCTGACAGCCCTGAGGGAAACTATGGACAGCCTCTCCAAG GACAAACGTCTGTCTAAACTCCACGCCGCCTCTCTGGGACGTCAGCGGGAGTTGCTGCTGGAGAAGATCGAGATGTTCGACAGCACCAACCACAGCCTTCGAGAGCTGCTCAGAGAGTGGAGCGAACAGGAG AGAGAACGGCTGGTGTGGCTGGAGCAGAAAGACGCCTTAAAGAAGAGGCTGGCAGACTGTGAAGCAGAGAACGTC agACTTTTGGCCAAACTCACCAACAAGGAGAAAGAGGCCTTAAAGCTCACCGAGCATTTGGACTTTGAAAAG GACAACGCCAGGACGACGGAGGAGCTTTCGAGGATCCTGCAGTCCACCAGAAACCATCTGGAGTCTCAGCTGGAGCGAGCCGAGGCTGAAAAGGCCCTTCTGGCCGCTCAGATTCAG AAGATGCAGCAGAACCacgagcagcagcaggaggagctcCAGGTTCTGCAGGAGGAGCTCCAGGTTCTACAGGAGGAGCTCCAGGTtctgaggcagcagcagcaggaggacgaGGAGCAGAAACAGGACCAGGAAACTCTGGTTCTTCTTAGCCAGCAGGCCGAGAGAGCCGAGGAGTCCAACAGGAAGCTCTCAGAGAAGCTGCAGGAGAAG GAGTCGCAGCTGTCTCAGGCTCTGTCCACATCCAGCGACTGGTGTCTCCGTCACTCCAAAGAAGCAGCTGCTAGAGGACAGCTGGAGGAAGAAATCTCTGCTCTCAGGCT ACAGGTGACTGAGCTGAACTCTCAGCTTCATTCAGCGGAGGAGAAGAGTCGGCTGGAGAGGGAGGAGCTCAGGGATCAGCTTCATCATTTCAGTGCTGAAAACGCCTCCACCAAGCTGGACAACCAGAAACTGAAG GGCAATGTGACGTCCTGCGAGGAGAAACTCAGGGGACTCCACTCTGAAGCTCGACAGCTGAAATCATCCATCAAAAAGTATGAAAACCTGGTGGAGAAATACAAGAAGAAG GTCCAGCAGGCTCGTACTGAATCCGAGGAGTCCTGCCTGAAGCTGGAAGTGGCCCAGAAGGAGGCCCGGGAGCTGAAGGGGAGCctggagagggagaaggagcaGCTGAGGAGGGAGCTGCTGGGTCGGATCAGAGAGCTGGAGGCGCTGCCAGACCGACTGAGGAGAAGCGAGCAGCAGCTGAGAGACGCCCAGCAGGAGGCGGACGGACACCAGAGGAGGAACCTGGAGAGCAGCGCTGCTCTGTCTGAAGTCAGGCACAAG GTGGAACAACAGGGAGCTCAGCTGGAGACGTTCCAGCAGaggaacctgctgctgctggaggaaaaCAATGTCCTCAAGGAGAAAATCCACAACTTAGAGAG GAGGCTGGAGGACCTGAAGGCAGAAAACAAAGAGATGGTTCAGACTCTGAGTCTGAAGGAAGCCGACGTTCGAAACgttcagcagcagctggaggaaaagactCGAGAGTGCAGCGTGGTGTCCAGACAGCTGCACCAGGCGCTGGACGACGCTCAGAGACAG GTGGACAGCAGCATGCAGAGGGTTCTGGTCAAGGAGAAGGCGTCCCAGTCGAAGGCGCTGGACCTGCAGAGTCAGCTGAGCCGAGCCAGAACAGAACTGAGTCAAGTGCAGCGAAGCaaagaggag ATGGAGCGTCGTTTCCAGAATCAGCTGCAGAACATGAAGGAACGTCTGGAACAATCCGACTCCACCAACCGCAGCCTGCAGAACTACGTCCACTTCCTGAAAACCTCCTACGGAAACGTGTTCGGAGAGTCTTTACTGGCTAGCTGA